The DNA segment TGTTGGCCCGGGCGATAACCTGGCGCTTGTGGGCCTGGCGGGCGAGCCAGCCGTCGATCATGTTGGTGTCCGAGGTCCAGGGTGTCGGGAATACATGGCGCCGGGCCACAAACGACTGCAGGCTGAACGCCGGCTCGCGCGGGGCGGCGCGTTTATCGAAGACGCAGACCAGGTCGTCCTCCAGCAGCATCTGCGTCCTGAGATCCTTGTGCTCACGGTGAAAGTGCGGGCCGAAGCAAATCACCAGGTCCAGGCGCCCGTCGCGCAGGGCCTCTACGGGAATCTCGGTTTCCAGCTTCTGCACATTGACGATCACTGGCAGGTCGGCGTGATCGAAGTGTTTCAGCAACCTGGGCAGGATCAGTTGCTCGAAGTATTCGGGCGCGCAAAGGTTGAAGGTGACAGCTTTTTGCGTGGGGTCGAACGTCTGGGCGCCCGCGTGGCAGAGGTTGATGCTTTCGAGGATTTTCTGCACATGCCCGTACATGCTGCTGGCTTTGTAGGTCGGGCGCATGCCCGCACGGGTGTTGATAAACAGATCGTCTTCGAAGCTGGTGCGCAGTTTCTTCAGGCTGTAACTGACCGTAGACTGGCTGACAAACAGGGTTTCGGACACATCGGTGACGCTGCTTTGCTCATACACAGCGACAAACACCATCAGGTCCTGCATATCGAGCTTTCTAAGCAAGTTGCTGTTTAGCATTCGTTCCGTCCGTGAGCCTGTTGCGCGACCGCAGCGCAAACAAGGCAAA comes from the Pseudomonas shahriarae genome and includes:
- a CDS encoding LysR family transcriptional regulator → MLNSNLLRKLDMQDLMVFVAVYEQSSVTDVSETLFVSQSTVSYSLKKLRTSFEDDLFINTRAGMRPTYKASSMYGHVQKILESINLCHAGAQTFDPTQKAVTFNLCAPEYFEQLILPRLLKHFDHADLPVIVNVQKLETEIPVEALRDGRLDLVICFGPHFHREHKDLRTQMLLEDDLVCVFDKRAAPREPAFSLQSFVARRHVFPTPWTSDTNMIDGWLARQAHKRQVIARANSYSAALKMIAGTDFIVTLPRRVQQLLALEPQFGHCEAPNGLPGFTLDMQWNDVSEQETANAWFREQVVKAVASVKQDAAKEAQI